A genomic window from Anoplolepis gracilipes chromosome 6, ASM4749672v1, whole genome shotgun sequence includes:
- the LOC140667112 gene encoding uncharacterized protein — protein MNNDMRSMNTVCNSVEFALRAIGVWPDTSYAILRRILCLSSMVIFQTFQYRYLIMHYDDEDLFVLIDVISITVSYSIVFIKLTIFAFNTHLFSEIIARIVEDWTRHDVSEKYTMTRIAYISRWFSNSIITMYATSVLLYATGTLLRYKSSNQTDDRELLLKMELPFEIKNTLVYIVVLIIQFVHQTSTASTVGVLNSLLITLVLHACGQIDIVRQKLNEITRKNIERDVTKSIMKMLIVRHQRIILFSKNIEGLFSSIALIQFVSNTLIICCLGFLIVISIGVPGGSIILVKSVLFYFVICLDAFIFCFVGEYLSTKSRMIGDAAYESVWYEWNPNQNRDVLLMIVRSQKHLTLTAGKFVDLSLQQFTNVLHACGQIDIVRQKLNEITRKNIERSVTESIMKMLIVRHQRIILFSKNIESLFSSIALMQFVSNTLVICCLGFLIVISIGVPGGSIILVKSVLFYFVICLDAFIFCFVGEYLSTKSRMIGDAVYESVWYEWNPNQNRDVLLMIVRSQKHLTLTAGKFVDLSLQQFANIVKASASYVSVLHAMY, from the exons ATGAATAACGACATGAGATCGATGAATACAGTGTGTAACTCCGTGGAGTTCGCCCTACGCGCAATCGGCGTATGGCCGGACACGTCATACGCAATTTTGCGTCGAATCTTGTGCCTATCTTCGATGGTAATATTTCAGACTTTTCAGTACCGATACTTGATAATGCATTATGACGACGAGGATCTTTTTGTCCTGATAGACGTAATAAGCATAACTGTCTCTTACAGCATTGTATTTATCAAACTGACAATTTTTGCATTCAATACGCA tttgtTCAGCGAAATCATAGCGCGCATAGTGGAGGATTGGACGAGACACGACGTCTCGGAAAAGTATACAATGACCAGAATAGCTTACATCTCTCGTTGGTTCTCCAATTCGATAATCACCATGTACGCGACGTCGGTTCTCCTTTACGCTACCGGTACTCTGCTTAGGTATAAGAGTAGCAATCAAACAGATGATCGAGAACTCCTTCTCAAAATGGAGTTACCTTTTGAAATTAAGAACACATTAGTGTATAtagttgttttaattatacagtttGTTCATCAGACAAGCACAGCTAGTACAGTAGGCGTGTTAAACTCCTTGTTGATAACACTA GTGCTTCACGCCTGTGGGCAGATCGATATAGTGCGACAAAAGTTGAATGAAATCACACGGAAGAACATCGAGCGGGATGTCACCAAAAGTATCATGAAGATGTTGATCGTTCGTCATCAGAGAATTATATTGTTCTCCAAAAATATCGAGGGTCTCTTCTCGAGCATTGCGCTGATACAATTTGTCTCAAACACTCTGATTATCTGTTGTCTAGGATTTCTCATTGTGATT tCAATCGGTGTCCCGGGAGGATCGATAATCTTAGTAAaatctgtattattttattttgtcatcTGCTTagatgcatttatattttgtttcgtCGGAGAGTATCTCAGCACAAAG AGCAGAATGATCGGTGACGCGGCATATGAATCTGTTTGGTACGAATGGAATCCGAATCAGAATCGAGATGTTCTTCTAATGATTGTACGATCGCAGAAGCACTTGACACTTACGGCGGGAAAGTTTGTAGATCTCTCTTTACAGCAATTTACCAAC GTGCTTCACGCCTGTGGGCAGATCGATATAGTGCGACAAAAGTTGAATGAAATCACACGGAAGAACATCGAGCGGAGTGTCACCGAAAGTATCATGAAGATGTTGATCGTTCGTCATCAGAGAATTATATTGTTCTccaaaaatatcgaaagtCTCTTCTCAAGCATCGCGCTGATGCAATTCGTCTCAAACACTCTGGTTATCTGTTGTCTAGGATTTCTCATTGTGATT tCAATCGGTGTCCCGGGAGGATCGATAATCTTAGTAAaatctgtattattttattttgtcatcTGCTTagatgcatttatattttgtttcgtCGGAGAGTATCTCAGCACAAAA AGCAGAATGATCGGTGACGCGGTATATGAATCTGTTTGGTACGAATGGAATCCGAATCAGAATCGAGATGTCCTTCTAATGATTGTACGATCGCAGAAGCACTTGACACTTACGGCGGGAAAGTTTGTAGATCTTTCTTTACAGCAATTTGCCAAC ATCGTGAAAGCATCAGCGTCATATGTGTCGGTGTTACATGCGATGTATTGA
- the LOC140666716 gene encoding odorant receptor 10-like, giving the protein MELMTTVSPSVEYGLRAIGVWPGTPCAILFEVFSISSMVVFQIFQYRYAIVNFGQEDLSLLMDALSVTFAYTLLLIKMIIFAFNARLLNDIIIRVVKDWEECDILDKSTMNRMAYTSRRFSNIIIFSHTISVFFYATGALLKQKGNNQTDPRELIVKMELPFEVESTPIYVTVLITQFLHQSSAAAMVGVLNSFLITLVLHACGQIDIMRQKFSEINEKKERDVTKDIMKTLIVRHQRIISFSKNIEALFSNIALIQFVSNTLVICCLGFLIVISIGVPGGSMMLIKSVFFYFVMSLEAFIYCFVGEYLSTKGEMIGDAVYESNWYELNPSQNRDILLMIIRSQKHLRLTIGKVANLSLKQFADIVKASASYVSVLHAMY; this is encoded by the exons ATGGAATTGATGACTACTGTGAGCCCCTCCGTGGAATATGGTCTTCGCGCGATCGGTGTATGGCCGGGTACACCATGCGCAATCTTATTCGAAGTCTTCAGCATATCGTCGATGGTGGTGTTTCAGATATTTCAGTATCGATACGCGATCGTAAACTTTGGACAAGAAGACCTTTCGCTCCTCATGGACGCGCTAAGCGTAACTTTCGCTTACACTCTCCTGCTTatcaaaatgattattttcgcGTTCAACGCTCG tCTGCTGAACGATATCATAATACGCGTGGTCAAGGACTGGGAAGAATGCGATATTTTGGACAAGTCTACGATGAACAGGATGGCTTACACCTCTCGTCGGTTTtccaatataataatcttctcGCACACAATATCGGTATTTTTTTACGCCACTGGTGCACTTCTTAAACAGAAGGGCAACAATCAAACTGACCCTCGAGAACTCATTGTTAAGATGGAGTTACCCTTTGAAGTTGAAAGTACGCCAATATATGTGACAGTGCTCATTACGCAGTTCCTTCATCAATCGAGCGCAGCTGCTATGGTGGGTGTACTGAATTCCTTTCTAATAACATTG GTTCTTCACGCGTGTGGACAAATCGATATAATGCGGCAAAAATTCAgtgaaattaatgaaaaaaaggaaCGAGACGTCACAAAAGACATCATGAAAACATTGATTGTCCGACATCAGAGGATTATCTCTTTCTCCAAGAACATCGAAGCTCTCTTCTCGAACATCGCGCTGATACAATTTGTATCGAATACTTTGGTTATCTGTTGCCTAGGATTTCTCATCGTGATC TCAATCGGTGTACCGGGTGGCTCGATGATGTTGATAAAATCCGTATTCTTTTACTTCGTCATGAGCTTGGAGGCATTCATATATTGTTTCGTCGGGGAATATCTCAGTACAAAA GGCGAAATGATTGGAGATGCGGTGTACGAATCGAACTGGTACGAATTGAATCCAAGTCAGAATCGAGATATCCTTCTCATGATAATAAGATCACAGAAGCACTTGAGACTCACGATCGGAAAGGTCGCGAATCTTTCCCTCAAGCAATTTGCCGAT ATTGTGAAAGCTTCGGCGTCGTATGTGTCGGTGTTGCATGCTatgtattaa
- the LOC140667016 gene encoding uncharacterized protein translates to MSNEMNSINIVCHSVEFILRAIGFWPNTSYAILRRIFCLSSMAVFQIFQYQYLIMHFEEKDLFIMMDVISITVCFSLVFIKLIIFAFNTHLLHEILAHMVEDWKKRDVSEEYTMTRMTYISRRFSNLIITMYVMTVFFYATSTVFRYKSSNQTDARELIVKMELPFEINSTSVYIAVLFTQFVQHTSTVSAEGMFNSLLITLVLHACGQIDTVRQKLSEITRNNIKQDVTQSIMKTLIVRHQKIILFSKNIESLFSSIALIQFASNTLVICCLGFIIVVSIRVPGGTTVLVKSVLFYISIALDAFIFCFVGEYLSTKSRMIGDAAYESLWYESNSNQNRDVLLMIVRSQKQLTLTAGKFVDLSLQQFANVLHVCGQIDTVRQKLSEITRNNIKQGVTESNIMKTLVIRHQKIILFSKNIESLFSSIALIQFASNTLVICCLGFIIVVSIGVPGGTTVLAKSMLFYVAISLDAFIFCFIGEYLSTKSRMIGDAAYESLWYESNPNENRNIFLMIVRSQKRLKLTAGKFVDLSLQQFANIVKASASYVSVLHAMY, encoded by the exons ATGAGTAACGAGATGAACTCGATAAATATCGTATGTCACTCCGTAGAGTTCATTTTGCGCGCAATCGGTTTCTGGCCAAACACGTCATACGCAATTTTGCGCCGAATCTTTTGCCTATCCTCGATGGCAGTGTTTCagatttttcaatatcaatatttaattatgcattttgaagaaaaagatCTTTTTATCATGATGGATGTAATAAGCATAACTGTCTGTTTCAGCCTTGTATTTATCAAGCTGATAATTTTCGCATTTAATACTCA tctACTGCATGAAATCTTAGCACACATGGTCGAAGACTGGAAGAAACGCGATGTCTCGGAAGAATACACAATGACCAGAATGACTTATATCTCTCGTCGATTCTCCAATTTAATAATCACCATGTACGTGATGACGGTATTTTTCTATGCTACCAGTACTGTGTTTAGATATAAAAGTAGCAATCAAACCGATGCTCGAGAACTGATTGTTAAGATGGAGTTGCCTTTTGAAATCAACAGCACATCAGTGTATATTGCTGTCCTATTTACACAGTTTGTGCAACATACGAGCACGGTTAGTGCAGAAGGCATGTTCAACTCTTTGCTGATAACACta GTACTTCACGCCTGTGGGCAGATCGATACAGTGCGACAAAAGCTGAGTGAGATCACACGGAACAACATCAAACAAGATGTCACCCAAAGTATCATGAAGACGTTAATCGTTCGTCATCAGAAAATCATCTTGTTCTCCAAGAACATTGAGAGCCTCTTCTCAAGCATCGCATTGATACAATTCGCCTCAAACACTTTGGTTATCTGTTGTCTAGGATTTATCATTGTGGTC TCAATCCGTGTTCCGGGCGGAACGACAGTGTTAGTGAAATctgtgttattttatatttccatcGCTTTAGacgcatttatattttgtttcgtTGGAGAGTATCTCAGCACAAAA AGCAGAATGATCGGTGACGCGGCGTATGAATCGCTTTGGTACGAATCAAACTCGAATCAAAATCGAGATGTCCTTCTAATGATTGTACGATCGCAGAAGCAGTTGACACTTACGGCGGGAAAGTTTGTGGATCTCTCTTTGCAGCAATTTGCCAAC GTGCTTCACGTCTGTGGGCAGATCGATACAGTGCGACAAAAGCTGAGTGAGATCACACGGAACAACATCAAACAAGGTGTTACCGAAAGTAACATCATGAAGACGTTAGTCATTCGTCATCAGAAAATCATCTTGTTCTCCAAGAACATTGAGAGTCTCTTCTCAAGCATCGCGTTGATACAATTCGCCTCAAACACTTTGGTTATCTGTTGTCTAGGATTTATCATTGTTGTT TCAATCGGTGTTCCGGGCGGAACGACAGTGTTGGCGAAATCCATGTTATTTTATGTTGCTATCAGCTTAGacgcatttatattttgtttcatcGGAGAATATCTCAGCACAAAA AGCAGAATGATCGGTGACGCGGCATATGAATCGCTTTGGTACGAATCAAATCCGAATGagaatcgaaatatttttctaatgatTGTACGATCGCAGAAGCGTTTGAAACTTACGGCGGGAAAGTTTGTGGATCTCTCTTTGCAGCAATTTGCCAAC ATTGTGAAAGCATCAGCGTCATATGTGTCGGTGTTACACGCGATGTATTGA